One part of the Truepera radiovictrix DSM 17093 genome encodes these proteins:
- a CDS encoding sensor histidine kinase, with protein MTWQGALAAALEVSFDALAALEGGRVVAANGALGALVGCAPHELWGRALGSLVRVEPPAEGGVLEALRRAPQPLEGTLTLWGGKELPVELLWRPWRFQGRPVELVAVRGVSLATSAQSALRRYQATLERKNSDLERANRVQREFLGILSHELRTPLTSVIGYAQVLGDEIIGPLNDKQRAYAETIYTSGLQLMRLIDDLLDLSRLEAGDVALQRRPVAVAELLRAGVAGVGAEARAKGLSVTLQPPPEAALYGDPARLAQVLGALLSNAVKFTPLGGRVWVSAELRESEVVLMVRDDGIGIAPEHHEGVFSPFFLVDASSARQHRGAGLGLALARRIVELHGGRIWVASELGRGSTFYVALPRAPHAPLGATPRALGPS; from the coding sequence GTGACCTGGCAGGGGGCGCTAGCGGCGGCGCTCGAGGTGAGTTTCGACGCCCTGGCCGCCCTCGAAGGGGGGCGCGTCGTCGCGGCCAACGGGGCCCTAGGGGCGCTTGTGGGGTGCGCGCCGCACGAGCTGTGGGGGCGCGCGCTCGGGTCGCTGGTGCGCGTGGAGCCCCCGGCTGAAGGGGGGGTGTTAGAGGCGCTGCGGCGCGCGCCGCAACCCCTCGAGGGGACGCTGACCCTGTGGGGGGGCAAAGAGCTGCCGGTCGAACTGCTCTGGCGTCCCTGGCGGTTTCAGGGCCGCCCCGTCGAGCTCGTCGCGGTGCGCGGGGTCAGTCTGGCGACGAGCGCCCAGAGCGCGCTGCGGCGCTACCAAGCGACGCTCGAGCGCAAAAACAGCGACCTCGAGCGGGCCAACCGCGTGCAGCGCGAGTTTTTGGGGATCTTGTCGCACGAGCTGCGCACCCCGCTCACCTCGGTTATCGGCTACGCCCAGGTCTTGGGCGACGAGATCATAGGCCCCCTGAACGACAAACAGCGCGCCTACGCCGAGACGATCTACACCTCTGGGTTGCAGCTCATGCGGCTTATCGACGACCTTTTAGACCTCTCGCGCCTAGAGGCCGGGGACGTGGCGCTGCAGCGCCGCCCCGTGGCCGTCGCCGAGCTTTTGCGGGCGGGTGTGGCGGGCGTCGGCGCCGAAGCCCGCGCCAAGGGGCTCTCGGTGACGCTGCAACCGCCGCCAGAGGCGGCGCTCTACGGCGACCCCGCGCGGCTCGCGCAGGTGCTCGGGGCGCTGCTATCGAACGCGGTGAAGTTCACCCCGCTCGGCGGCCGGGTTTGGGTGAGCGCCGAGCTGCGCGAGAGCGAGGTCGTGCTGATGGTGCGCGACGACGGCATCGGCATCGCCCCGGAGCACCACGAGGGGGTGTTCTCGCCGTTTTTTCTGGTTGACGCCTCGAGCGCTCGGCAGCACCGCGGGGCGGGGCTCGGGCTCGCGCTCGCGCGGCGCATCGTCGAGCTGCACGGCGGGCGCATCTGGGTCGCGAGCGAGCTCGGGCGCGGCAGCACCTTCTACGTCGCCCTGCCGCGGGCGCCGCACGCTCCCCTAGGTGCCACGCCGCGCGCGCTGGGACCTAGCTAG
- a CDS encoding hydroxymethylglutaryl-CoA lyase, with protein MPGTACVYVECPRDAWQGFATVIPTEVKVGYVRSLLEAGFTRLDLGSFVSPRAVPQTADTEALLAALTVPEGVELSCVVLNERGVERAATTRATHVGFPLSVSETFQRRNARQTLAEAWALLARLQAAARAAGLGFTVYLSMGFGNPYGEPWRPEDTARALARVRQHGVTRVVLADTVGTATPERLEAVLEAAAREGAAASELGLHLHAPPGGWQATVALALARGVRWFEGALGGLGGCPFAADARTGNLPTEAVLPFLLERGFSVTPAGAPLGDLAAAARALRERYDLPRPPERGGAA; from the coding sequence ATGCCCGGTACCGCGTGCGTCTACGTCGAGTGCCCCCGCGACGCGTGGCAGGGGTTCGCTACCGTGATCCCCACGGAGGTCAAGGTGGGGTACGTGCGTTCGCTCCTCGAGGCGGGGTTTACGCGCCTCGACCTCGGGTCGTTCGTCTCGCCGCGGGCGGTGCCGCAAACCGCCGACACCGAGGCGCTCCTCGCTGCGCTCACGGTGCCCGAGGGGGTCGAGCTCAGCTGCGTGGTGCTCAACGAGCGCGGGGTCGAGCGGGCCGCGACGACGCGCGCGACGCACGTCGGCTTTCCGCTCTCGGTGAGCGAAACCTTTCAGCGGCGCAACGCCCGTCAGACGCTCGCGGAGGCGTGGGCGCTCTTGGCGCGCCTGCAGGCGGCCGCGCGCGCGGCGGGGCTAGGGTTCACGGTCTACCTGTCGATGGGTTTCGGCAACCCCTACGGGGAGCCGTGGCGCCCTGAGGACACGGCGCGCGCGCTCGCGCGGGTGCGCCAGCACGGGGTGACGCGCGTGGTGCTCGCCGACACGGTCGGGACCGCTACGCCGGAGCGCCTCGAGGCGGTGCTTGAGGCGGCCGCTCGGGAGGGGGCGGCGGCGAGCGAGCTCGGGCTGCACCTGCACGCCCCCCCGGGGGGCTGGCAGGCGACGGTCGCGCTCGCGCTGGCGCGCGGGGTGCGTTGGTTCGAGGGGGCCTTGGGGGGGCTCGGCGGGTGCCCGTTCGCGGCGGACGCGCGCACGGGCAACCTACCGACCGAAGCGGTCTTGCCCTTTTTGCTCGAGCGCGGTTTCTCGGTGACGCCCGCCGGGGCGCCGCTGGGAGACCTGGCGGCGGCGGCGCGCGCCCTGCGCGAGCGCTACGACCTACCGCGGCCCCCCGAGCGGGGGGGCGCGGCGTGA
- the recN gene encoding DNA repair protein RecN, which yields MLVALELRDFAIIDALRLEFAPGLNVLTGETGAGKSILVDALALLIGGRADAKAVRTGAQSALVQGFFAPHPNPSEEALSSVARRVQASGRSTARLDGEVVTVGELAQVGAQRLAIHGQHASQTLLESAEQRRLLDNLLSPEAQAQRARYGARYARLTEVERELAALEAASRERARRLDILAFQVEEIDRAKLQVDEEGALRAALESLRHAERIQSALGVALGALSEGEPNALGLLGGALRELETAGRYHATPAALAGELRDAVASVQAIAAEVAGFVDDFEGSAERLEELEARLQLLETLKRKYGDTLAAVLSYRDEAARELAALGRAEESALELQTERDALRGELEGLAAALTSARRAAAAALSEAVTRELRPLGMGNAQFRVHLEPLPALAAHGRDKVTFLLRANLGEEAAPLAAVASGGELSRVMLSLNVVTGTELPTLVFDEVDAGLGGQTARTVGALLKRLAAQHQVLVVTHLPQVAAFADAHFRVEKRERGGRTVTRVERLTGREREAELARMLSGAATKTALAHARELLESVAGESPSAGAVGS from the coding sequence GTGCTGGTCGCCCTCGAGCTGCGAGACTTCGCGATTATCGACGCTTTGCGCCTCGAGTTCGCCCCCGGCCTCAACGTCCTCACCGGCGAGACGGGGGCGGGCAAATCCATCCTGGTCGACGCCCTAGCGCTCCTTATCGGCGGCCGCGCCGACGCCAAAGCCGTGCGCACGGGGGCGCAGAGCGCGCTCGTCCAGGGGTTTTTCGCCCCGCATCCAAACCCTAGCGAGGAGGCGCTTTCGAGCGTCGCGCGGCGCGTGCAGGCCTCGGGCCGGAGCACCGCGCGGCTCGACGGCGAGGTCGTGACCGTCGGCGAGCTCGCCCAGGTCGGCGCGCAGCGCCTCGCCATCCACGGTCAGCACGCTTCGCAGACGCTTCTAGAGAGCGCCGAGCAGCGGCGGCTTCTGGACAACCTGCTGAGCCCCGAGGCGCAGGCGCAGCGGGCGCGCTACGGCGCGCGCTACGCGCGCTTGACCGAGGTCGAACGCGAGCTCGCCGCGCTCGAGGCGGCTTCGCGCGAACGGGCGCGGCGGCTCGACATCCTGGCGTTTCAGGTCGAGGAGATCGACCGCGCCAAGCTCCAAGTCGACGAGGAGGGGGCGCTGCGCGCGGCGCTCGAGAGCCTGCGCCACGCCGAGCGCATCCAGAGCGCGCTCGGCGTGGCCTTGGGCGCGCTTAGCGAGGGGGAGCCGAACGCGCTCGGGCTGCTCGGGGGGGCGCTGCGCGAGCTAGAGACGGCGGGGCGCTACCACGCCACCCCCGCGGCGCTCGCCGGAGAGCTGCGCGACGCGGTCGCCAGCGTGCAGGCGATCGCCGCCGAGGTCGCCGGCTTCGTCGACGACTTCGAGGGGAGCGCCGAGCGCTTAGAGGAGCTCGAGGCGCGGCTGCAGCTCCTTGAGACCCTCAAACGCAAGTACGGCGACACGCTCGCTGCGGTGCTCAGCTACCGCGACGAGGCGGCGCGCGAACTCGCGGCGTTAGGGCGCGCCGAAGAGAGCGCGCTCGAGCTGCAAACGGAGCGGGACGCCCTGAGGGGGGAGCTTGAAGGTCTCGCCGCCGCGCTCACCAGCGCGCGCCGGGCCGCCGCCGCCGCGCTCTCCGAAGCGGTGACCCGCGAGCTGCGCCCCTTGGGGATGGGCAACGCCCAGTTTCGCGTGCACCTCGAACCGCTCCCGGCGCTCGCCGCGCACGGCAGGGACAAGGTCACGTTTTTGCTGCGCGCCAACCTGGGCGAAGAGGCTGCCCCCCTCGCGGCGGTCGCCTCGGGGGGGGAGCTCTCGCGGGTCATGCTGTCGCTCAACGTCGTCACCGGTACGGAGCTCCCCACGCTCGTCTTCGACGAGGTCGACGCGGGGTTAGGCGGCCAGACCGCGCGCACCGTGGGCGCGCTTTTAAAACGGCTCGCCGCGCAGCACCAGGTCCTGGTCGTGACGCACCTGCCGCAGGTCGCCGCCTTCGCCGACGCGCACTTTCGGGTCGAGAAGCGCGAACGCGGGGGGCGCACCGTCACCCGCGTGGAGCGCCTTACGGGCCGCGAACGCGAGGCCGAGCTCGCGCGGATGCTCTCCGGCGCGGCCACCAAGACGGCGCTCGCGCACGCCCGGGAGCTGCTCGAGAGCGTCGCCGGTGAGAGCCCCTCGGCCGGCGCGGTAGGGAGCTAG